In Acropora muricata isolate sample 2 chromosome 11, ASM3666990v1, whole genome shotgun sequence, one DNA window encodes the following:
- the LOC136890275 gene encoding uncharacterized protein C7orf57 homolog yields MPNPHISTQDWFYHAPSRKTSTAAKPAPPASQIPGIGGLKDECANPEQDDRHFRRKWIRDTDSKYIKLAKAGGRKNLLAFRSPPTKADEPVPYPRVDWFDHDPSEDEESNEFQCTVKQEKQHKKPNPGYSILPDWYVHLNDLSSDNDRASADAYQSKPPIIGFDNLSKWQRDAKDEKQNPNAAVHLPPVKKIHKRDKRFEELKEAHIREPQQRQIRLPKINSEPVNFKHLMSMGYQQDWLNEHGKKAEEGKEEKKRQKRENESKRETYNRHAAPIREPVNASKNNKPLFKLSRFEKVQPRVETSKA; encoded by the exons ATGCCTAATCCACATATCTCAACACAAG ACTGGTTCTACCATGCTCCAAGCCGAAAAACTTCAACAGCTGCAAAGCCAGCACCACCTGCCTCACAGATCCCAGGCATAGGGGGACTTAAGGATGAATGTGCTAACCCTGAACAAGATGATAGACACTTTAGGAGAAAGTGGATAAGGGACACTGATTCGAAGTACATTAAGCTTGCAAAAGCAGGTGGACGAAAGAATCTACTGGCCTTTCGCAGCCCACCTACAAAAGCTGATGAACCTGTACCTTATCCTAGAGTCGACTGGTTTGATCATGATCCCTCAGAGGACGAGGAATCAAATGAATTCCAATGCACAGTCAAGCAAGAAAAACAACACAAGAAACCAAATCCAGG ATATAGCATCCTTCCAGACTGGTATGTTCACTTGAATGACTTGTCATCAGATAATGATCGAGCTTCAGCAGATGCCTATCAATCCAAACCACCAATCATTGGATTTGATAACCTATCAAAATGGCAAAG GGATGCAAAGGATGAAAAACAGAATCCTAATGCAGCTGTTCACTTGCCACCAGTGAAGAAAATTCACAAGCGTGATAAGAGATTTGAAGAGTTAAAGGAAGCACATATAAGGGAACCTCAGCAGCGTCAAATCCGGTTACCGAAAAT AAATTCAGAACCAGTCAACTTTAAGCATTTAATGTCCATGGGATACCAACAAGACTGGCTTAATGAACATGGAAAAAAAGCTgaggaaggaaaagaagaaaaaaag AgacagaaaagagaaaatgaatcAAAAAGGGAGACATACAACAGACATGCAGCTCCTATTAG gGAACCTGTGAATGCCTCAAAGAACAATAAACCACTCTTCAAACTCAGCAG
- the LOC136890272 gene encoding neuronal acetylcholine receptor subunit alpha-10-like isoform X2: protein MAPRGPFKMSFSVFIFITVLSSIEVQFRARRFVEGASGMDEKLLLERVFAFTNADVRPVNNSSEAVNVTLDITFHGVIDMDEKYQILSSSVWVRQEWTNQLVKWNPADFGGLEQVTIDSSQIWQPDIVLYNNVFEEFDGRMDNVKTRVRVHNDGHCYWAAPFVFKTSCRFDVRDFPYDKQRCKLKFGSWQFHSKQLDLFRKQENAPVAKDRVDNGEWKVTGIKIDKNVIKYDCCPNDLYPDITFVINLQRRSLFYTYHLVIPNFIITLLAFFSFYIPVECGERLSFVITVLLSMTVFLLLVAESIPPTSEAVPVIGMFFTSSIIEVALALIATGVSLKVYYSYLYGKGLSPGVRKLLFYRVAPLLCLNTGTGGEEDQSCLENPFRFLKKLKGSTTLDTKVSMYDVTQKKGETMDGKIVEANDANLSSFDIENALTMSENGIINSRNETRDQEIRKRNGKHDPFSSDLQLVTSAVKDHKDSEKRAAECRIAAAIVDRAFMVLFLLVFFLSAMIILLLPFINK, encoded by the exons ATGGCTCCAAGAGGACCTTTCAAGATGTCCTTCTCCGTTTTCATCTTCATCACGGTTTTGTCATCGATAGAAGTTCAATTTCGTGCTAGGAGGTTTGTCGAAG GTGCCTCGGGGATGGATGAGAAACTGTTGTTAGAGAGGGTTTTCGCCTTCACCAACGCCGACGTGAGACCAGTGAACAACTCTTCGGAGGCTGTAAATGTGACTTTGGATATTACCTTCCATGGTGTGATAGATATG GACGAAAAATATCAAATTCTGTCTAGTAGTGTTTGGGTCAGACAG GAATGGACGAATCAACTTGTAAAATGGAATCCAGCGGACTTCGGGGGACTGGAGCAAGTTACAATTGACTCCTCCCAAATATGGCAGCCTGACATCGTCCTGTACAACAA TGTTTTTGAAGAGTTTGATGGAAGAATGGACAACGTTAAGACACGAGTTCGAGTCCACAACGATGGTCATTGCTACTGGGCAGCTCCATTTGTGTTCAAGACATCTTGTCGTTTTGACGTTCGTGATTTCCCGTATGATAAACAAAGGTGTAAACTCAAATTTGGCTCCTGGCAATTTCATTCCAAGCAATTAGATCTTTTTCGCAAGCAAGAGAATGCTCCAGTTGCCAAGGACAGAGTGGACAATGGTGAATGGAAAGTGACAGGAATCAAAATCGACAAGAATGTTATCAAGTACGATTGTTGCCCAAATGATCTTTATCCTGACATCACCTTTGTGATCAATCTTCAAAGACGCTCTCTTTTCTACACGTACCATCTAGTGATACCCAATTTCATCATAActcttcttgcctttttttctttctacatCCCTGTGGAATGTGGTGAGAGGCTTTCGTTTGTGATCACCGTACTGCTGAGTATGACCGTGTTCCTGCTGCTCGTTGCAGAGAGCATACCGCCAACATCTGAGGCTGTTCCTGTGATTGGCATGTTCTTCACTAGTTCTATCATCGAAGTCGCACTTGCTCTTATTGCAACTGGAGTAAGCTTAAAGGTTTACTACAGTTATTTATACGGAAAAGGTTTATCACCTGGGGTGCGAAAACTACTTTTTTATCGTGTTGCCCCTTTACTTTGCCTTAACACTGGTACCGGTGGCGAAGAAGATCAGTCCTGCTTAGAAAATCCCTTTAGGTTCCTCAAAAAGTTGAAAGGAAGCACAACGCTAGACACAAAAGTATCAATGTACGATGTGACACAAAAGAAAGGGGAAACTATGGACGGAAAGATTGTAGAAGCAAACGATGCCAATCTCTCATCATTTGACATCGAGAATGCCCTTACCATGTCTGAAAATGGTATTATAAACTCACGCAATGAGACAAGAGACCAAGAAATCAGAAAAAGAAACGGAAAACACGATCCTTTTTCGTCTGATTTGCAGCTTGTTACTTCAGCTGTAAAGGATCACAAGGACTCGGAAAAACGAGCGGCAGAATGCAGGATTGCAGCTGCCATTGTAGACAGAGCATTCATGGTTTTATTTCTACTCGTGTTTTTCTTATCAGCAATGATTATTCTCCTTTTGCCGTTTATTAACAAATAG
- the LOC136890272 gene encoding neuronal acetylcholine receptor subunit alpha-10-like isoform X1, whose protein sequence is MAPRGPFKMSFSVFIFITVLSSIEVQFRARRFVEGASGMDEKLLLERVFAFTNADVRPVNNSSEAVNVTLDITFHGVIDMDEKYQILSSSVWVRQDEKFQILTTDIWLRQEWTNQLVKWNPADFGGLEQVTIDSSQIWQPDIVLYNNVFEEFDGRMDNVKTRVRVHNDGHCYWAAPFVFKTSCRFDVRDFPYDKQRCKLKFGSWQFHSKQLDLFRKQENAPVAKDRVDNGEWKVTGIKIDKNVIKYDCCPNDLYPDITFVINLQRRSLFYTYHLVIPNFIITLLAFFSFYIPVECGERLSFVITVLLSMTVFLLLVAESIPPTSEAVPVIGMFFTSSIIEVALALIATGVSLKVYYSYLYGKGLSPGVRKLLFYRVAPLLCLNTGTGGEEDQSCLENPFRFLKKLKGSTTLDTKVSMYDVTQKKGETMDGKIVEANDANLSSFDIENALTMSENGIINSRNETRDQEIRKRNGKHDPFSSDLQLVTSAVKDHKDSEKRAAECRIAAAIVDRAFMVLFLLVFFLSAMIILLLPFINK, encoded by the exons ATGGCTCCAAGAGGACCTTTCAAGATGTCCTTCTCCGTTTTCATCTTCATCACGGTTTTGTCATCGATAGAAGTTCAATTTCGTGCTAGGAGGTTTGTCGAAG GTGCCTCGGGGATGGATGAGAAACTGTTGTTAGAGAGGGTTTTCGCCTTCACCAACGCCGACGTGAGACCAGTGAACAACTCTTCGGAGGCTGTAAATGTGACTTTGGATATTACCTTCCATGGTGTGATAGATATG GACGAAAAATATCAAATTCTGTCTAGTAGTGTTTGGGTCAGACAG GatgaaaaatttcaaattctcaCAACAGACATCTGGTTAAGGCAG GAATGGACGAATCAACTTGTAAAATGGAATCCAGCGGACTTCGGGGGACTGGAGCAAGTTACAATTGACTCCTCCCAAATATGGCAGCCTGACATCGTCCTGTACAACAA TGTTTTTGAAGAGTTTGATGGAAGAATGGACAACGTTAAGACACGAGTTCGAGTCCACAACGATGGTCATTGCTACTGGGCAGCTCCATTTGTGTTCAAGACATCTTGTCGTTTTGACGTTCGTGATTTCCCGTATGATAAACAAAGGTGTAAACTCAAATTTGGCTCCTGGCAATTTCATTCCAAGCAATTAGATCTTTTTCGCAAGCAAGAGAATGCTCCAGTTGCCAAGGACAGAGTGGACAATGGTGAATGGAAAGTGACAGGAATCAAAATCGACAAGAATGTTATCAAGTACGATTGTTGCCCAAATGATCTTTATCCTGACATCACCTTTGTGATCAATCTTCAAAGACGCTCTCTTTTCTACACGTACCATCTAGTGATACCCAATTTCATCATAActcttcttgcctttttttctttctacatCCCTGTGGAATGTGGTGAGAGGCTTTCGTTTGTGATCACCGTACTGCTGAGTATGACCGTGTTCCTGCTGCTCGTTGCAGAGAGCATACCGCCAACATCTGAGGCTGTTCCTGTGATTGGCATGTTCTTCACTAGTTCTATCATCGAAGTCGCACTTGCTCTTATTGCAACTGGAGTAAGCTTAAAGGTTTACTACAGTTATTTATACGGAAAAGGTTTATCACCTGGGGTGCGAAAACTACTTTTTTATCGTGTTGCCCCTTTACTTTGCCTTAACACTGGTACCGGTGGCGAAGAAGATCAGTCCTGCTTAGAAAATCCCTTTAGGTTCCTCAAAAAGTTGAAAGGAAGCACAACGCTAGACACAAAAGTATCAATGTACGATGTGACACAAAAGAAAGGGGAAACTATGGACGGAAAGATTGTAGAAGCAAACGATGCCAATCTCTCATCATTTGACATCGAGAATGCCCTTACCATGTCTGAAAATGGTATTATAAACTCACGCAATGAGACAAGAGACCAAGAAATCAGAAAAAGAAACGGAAAACACGATCCTTTTTCGTCTGATTTGCAGCTTGTTACTTCAGCTGTAAAGGATCACAAGGACTCGGAAAAACGAGCGGCAGAATGCAGGATTGCAGCTGCCATTGTAGACAGAGCATTCATGGTTTTATTTCTACTCGTGTTTTTCTTATCAGCAATGATTATTCTCCTTTTGCCGTTTATTAACAAATAG
- the LOC136890272 gene encoding neuronal acetylcholine receptor subunit alpha-10-like isoform X3, with amino-acid sequence MAPRGPFKMSFSVFIFITVLSSIEVQFRARRFVEGASGMDEKLLLERVFAFTNADVRPVNNSSEAVNVTLDITFHGVIDMDEKFQILTTDIWLRQEWTNQLVKWNPADFGGLEQVTIDSSQIWQPDIVLYNNVFEEFDGRMDNVKTRVRVHNDGHCYWAAPFVFKTSCRFDVRDFPYDKQRCKLKFGSWQFHSKQLDLFRKQENAPVAKDRVDNGEWKVTGIKIDKNVIKYDCCPNDLYPDITFVINLQRRSLFYTYHLVIPNFIITLLAFFSFYIPVECGERLSFVITVLLSMTVFLLLVAESIPPTSEAVPVIGMFFTSSIIEVALALIATGVSLKVYYSYLYGKGLSPGVRKLLFYRVAPLLCLNTGTGGEEDQSCLENPFRFLKKLKGSTTLDTKVSMYDVTQKKGETMDGKIVEANDANLSSFDIENALTMSENGIINSRNETRDQEIRKRNGKHDPFSSDLQLVTSAVKDHKDSEKRAAECRIAAAIVDRAFMVLFLLVFFLSAMIILLLPFINK; translated from the exons ATGGCTCCAAGAGGACCTTTCAAGATGTCCTTCTCCGTTTTCATCTTCATCACGGTTTTGTCATCGATAGAAGTTCAATTTCGTGCTAGGAGGTTTGTCGAAG GTGCCTCGGGGATGGATGAGAAACTGTTGTTAGAGAGGGTTTTCGCCTTCACCAACGCCGACGTGAGACCAGTGAACAACTCTTCGGAGGCTGTAAATGTGACTTTGGATATTACCTTCCATGGTGTGATAGATATG GatgaaaaatttcaaattctcaCAACAGACATCTGGTTAAGGCAG GAATGGACGAATCAACTTGTAAAATGGAATCCAGCGGACTTCGGGGGACTGGAGCAAGTTACAATTGACTCCTCCCAAATATGGCAGCCTGACATCGTCCTGTACAACAA TGTTTTTGAAGAGTTTGATGGAAGAATGGACAACGTTAAGACACGAGTTCGAGTCCACAACGATGGTCATTGCTACTGGGCAGCTCCATTTGTGTTCAAGACATCTTGTCGTTTTGACGTTCGTGATTTCCCGTATGATAAACAAAGGTGTAAACTCAAATTTGGCTCCTGGCAATTTCATTCCAAGCAATTAGATCTTTTTCGCAAGCAAGAGAATGCTCCAGTTGCCAAGGACAGAGTGGACAATGGTGAATGGAAAGTGACAGGAATCAAAATCGACAAGAATGTTATCAAGTACGATTGTTGCCCAAATGATCTTTATCCTGACATCACCTTTGTGATCAATCTTCAAAGACGCTCTCTTTTCTACACGTACCATCTAGTGATACCCAATTTCATCATAActcttcttgcctttttttctttctacatCCCTGTGGAATGTGGTGAGAGGCTTTCGTTTGTGATCACCGTACTGCTGAGTATGACCGTGTTCCTGCTGCTCGTTGCAGAGAGCATACCGCCAACATCTGAGGCTGTTCCTGTGATTGGCATGTTCTTCACTAGTTCTATCATCGAAGTCGCACTTGCTCTTATTGCAACTGGAGTAAGCTTAAAGGTTTACTACAGTTATTTATACGGAAAAGGTTTATCACCTGGGGTGCGAAAACTACTTTTTTATCGTGTTGCCCCTTTACTTTGCCTTAACACTGGTACCGGTGGCGAAGAAGATCAGTCCTGCTTAGAAAATCCCTTTAGGTTCCTCAAAAAGTTGAAAGGAAGCACAACGCTAGACACAAAAGTATCAATGTACGATGTGACACAAAAGAAAGGGGAAACTATGGACGGAAAGATTGTAGAAGCAAACGATGCCAATCTCTCATCATTTGACATCGAGAATGCCCTTACCATGTCTGAAAATGGTATTATAAACTCACGCAATGAGACAAGAGACCAAGAAATCAGAAAAAGAAACGGAAAACACGATCCTTTTTCGTCTGATTTGCAGCTTGTTACTTCAGCTGTAAAGGATCACAAGGACTCGGAAAAACGAGCGGCAGAATGCAGGATTGCAGCTGCCATTGTAGACAGAGCATTCATGGTTTTATTTCTACTCGTGTTTTTCTTATCAGCAATGATTATTCTCCTTTTGCCGTTTATTAACAAATAG